The following coding sequences are from one Salvelinus namaycush isolate Seneca chromosome 23, SaNama_1.0, whole genome shotgun sequence window:
- the il10ra gene encoding interleukin-10 receptor subunit alpha → MDWTFWISILALLITSDYVSGKDLLKPVNLTVDIWDGEVTLLWDSPEGAPLLAQYQVQMSRYVNNNWANVTSCDRTQLTYCDLSYLIGDFFMVYKVRVRLVTENSIAAWSWKKFNPRKSKLQHPSSTLLATSSSVTVSVHRKPLLKKIFPFGLTYTIYLREEGQDNKTVAIQLKDDDDEDNSEVRFTSLHWGQEYCVSLKVAGNGGEFTSEVSPEQCLLLPEQEWYILAVVSFSILSVMGVLVMLALCFFLRRPEKVPVALKSTGSGWQPLCVGDVPVEIVTDKGWFMSTARTDAMVWLADERTSLAGKGEQEEGEDRWTSLDSGACTKSHISGNGNGRSPEKQEDSGCGSLGAPESAVSSRSGTGEPPLLDRRINIDISLKEDSGVGLGCQLGCAGSLQGDDCGILPEMVMVTGDGYRSQSPSSVDAHFTETEQSLQQISCETVMADPVVGYRSGHMACVCLGASQCVWCQTRRHYEVSFDGQSVALFSLTEEQLNLGSLTGDICEMKSTCSSYKKNNLHIETVVNLEDSVTFSHLPTCIGESFPLLTALSEMPLVEGGLNCSVNTMLPSLGDLEVTFG, encoded by the exons ATGGATTGGACCTTCTGGATTTCCATTCTTGCCCTCCTGATCACCTCAGACTATGTGTCAG GTAAAGACCTACTGAAGCCAGTCAATCTGACGGTGGACATATGGGACGGGGAGGTGACGTTGCTCTGGGACTCCCCTGAAGGGGCCCCACTACTGGCTCAGTACCAGGTGCAGATGTCCAG GTATGTCAATAATAATTGGGCCAATGTGACCAGCTGTGACAGGACCCAGCTGACATATTGTGACCTGTCCTACCTTATCGGTGACTTCTTCATGGTCTACAAGGTCCGGGTTCGACTGGTCACTGAGAACAGCATCGCTGCATGGTCATGGAAGAAGTTTAACCCCAGAAAAA GTAAACTGCAGCATCCCTCCAGTACGCTGTTGGCCACCTCcagttcagtaacagtcagtgtTCACAGGAAGCCATTACTAAAAAAGATCTTCCCATTTGGCCTGACTTATACCATCTACCTACGGGAAGAAGGGCAGGACAACAAG ACCGTTGCCATTCAATTGAAGGATGACGACGACGAGGATAATTCGGAAGTTCGGTTTACGTCTCTTCATTGGGGACAGGAGTACTGTGTCAGCCTCAAAGTTGCAGGCAACGGAGGAGAATTCACCAGTGAGGTCTCCCCTGAACAGTGCCTCCTGCTGCCAGAGCAAG AGTGGTATATCCTTGCTGTGGTGTCCTTCTCCATCCTAAGCGTGATGGGGGTCCTGGTCATGCTTGCCCTTTGCTTCTTCCTGAGGCGTCCTGAGAAAGTGCCTGTTGCACTG AAATCCACAGGCAGTGGCTGGCAGCCTCTCTGTGTGGGAGATGTCCCAGTGGAGATCGTCACAGACAAAGGCTGGTTCATGAGCACCGCCAGAACTGATGCCATGGTCTGGTTGGCCGATGAAAGGACTTCTCTAGCAGGCAAGGGAGAgcaggaagaaggagaggacagaTGGACGAGTCTGGACAGTGGGGCTTGCACTAAATCACACATTTCCGGGAATGGAAACGGAAGAAGTCCGGAAAAGCAAGAAGACAGTGGCTGTGGAAGCCTGGGAGCACCAGAGAGTGCCGTCAGCAGCAGGAGTGGAACTGGAGAGCCCCCCCTACTGGATAGGAGGATAAACATAGACATCAGCCTGAAAGAGGACAGTGGGGTGGGGCTGGGCTGCCAGTTAGGGTGTGCTGGGAGTCTACAGGGGGACGACTGTGGAATCTTGCCTGAGATGGTAATGGTCACAGGGGATGGCTACCGGAGCCAGAGTCCCTCTTCGGTGGACGCCCATTTTACTGAGACAGAGCAGAGTCTTCAACAAATCTCATGCGAAACAGTTATGGCTGATCCTGTTGTGGGATACAGGTCAGGTCACATGGCATGTGTTTGTTTGGGGGCAAGCCAATGTGTTTGGTGCCAGACAAGAAGACACTATGAGGTGAGTTTCGACGGACAGTCTGTAGCCCTGTTTAGTTTGACAGAGGAGCAACTAAACTTGGGCAGTCTCACAGGTGACATATGTGAGATGAAGTCGACATGCTCCAGCTATAAAAAGAACAATCTCCACATAGAAACGGTGGTAAACTTGGAGGACTCAGTAACCTTTTCCCACCTGCCTACATGCATCGGTGAATCCTTTCCACTCCTGACGGCTTTATCAGAGATGCCCCTAGTGGAGGGAGGACTGAACTGCAGTGTGAACACTATGCTTCCTTCTCTGGGTGATTTGGAAGTGACATTTGGTTGA